The Bacilli bacterium genome has a window encoding:
- a CDS encoding zinc-binding dehydrogenase codes for MRNIRLPPHGAAGGVGLFAVQFAKLKGAYVIGTAGAENIEFIRSLGVDLAIDYSRTPFEQLAGMVDFVLDTVGGETLERSFSIVKKGGVLISIAGRPAPAKGQQLGIRVLGSSPATRQDLIDIAKLADDGRIRTYVQRVYPLHMASMAHERSESGHGRGRIVLNVADA; via the coding sequence GTCGGCTTATTCGCTGTTCAATTCGCCAAGTTAAAAGGCGCATATGTGATCGGTACTGCCGGCGCGGAGAACATCGAATTCATTCGTTCGCTGGGCGTTGATTTGGCAATCGATTATTCCCGTACTCCTTTTGAACAATTGGCCGGAATGGTCGATTTCGTTTTGGATACAGTCGGCGGAGAGACGCTTGAACGCTCCTTTTCTATCGTAAAAAAGGGCGGTGTTCTGATTTCCATAGCGGGACGACCGGCGCCAGCGAAGGGGCAACAATTGGGGATTCGGGTCTTGGGTTCGAGCCCGGCTACCCGTCAAGATTTGATCGACATTGCGAAGTTGGCAGACGATGGACGGATCAGAACGTATGTTCAGCGCGTGTATCCGTTGCATATGGCCAGCATGGCTCATGAGCGGAGCGAAAGCGGGCACGGACGCGGTCGTATCGTGCTAAATGTCGCCGATGCGTAA